AGTCTGAGATGGACCAACACAGGCTGCTGGCTTTGTTTCTACTGTCCCCATCACCATAACAACAGAGGAGTCAGAGAGGCGAAACCCACATGGAGAACCCTGAAGCTACCATGGGAATGGGATGATCCCAGGATAAACGGCATCCTGTCTTCCCTCAGGAACCTGGCGGCATCTCACCTTTCAGGGCCAGGGGCTTGAAGGGGTTCTGCCGGGTGGCTATTCCCGAGGGCAGTGTGGAGGCTTGAGTTGGAACCTGGCAAGGGGTTCTGGACACTTGTAATCATACTGTAGTTAGCTGCCTCCTCCTGGCTCTCTGCATAAGCCTCGGCCTTCGTGCTCTCCAGCAAGTTCATATTGGCAGGCCCTTTGCGCAGCCCTTCTGGCCATTCGGCCACCAGCTCGTTCCACAGCCTCGCGGTTGAGTTCTTCCAGCCCATCTTGGCAACCAGGTACTGCAGTTCCCTGCAAAAGGCAGCGTTTTGTGGGTCCCGGTGACACAATCTCCTGAAGAGCCGGAGCCTGGCTGCCCCAATCCCACTGCTCTCCGGCAGCTCGGGCCTCATCACGCTGTAGGGCATGGCTGTGCTGATGGAAATCTGATTTAAGCTGGGGGCTAAAGGAAAATGCAGGGGCATTAATGAGCCCATAGAGGCTAAAGTAACCTCCCCCTCTGGATCGCcacctcccccatccacccagttGGTACAGTGCCCACTGGCTTCGATGAGAGCAGAGGtgggccaatgctgagtgcttctgTAAGTCCCACCCTTAACGAGCACCTCAGTTACCCAACCACGAGGTAgccaagaaaacaaacaaacccaaatctGTTTCTCCACCTACTgccgctgcctcctcctcctccacctccttgcCCGCTCCATTTGCATGGTAGACTTGTCTGATCTGGAAGCCAaacttctcttcttcctcttccctctgttcccagccccagggcccggCCTGAGTGGTGGAGTTACTCTGGAAGAAGTCCTGGCTGTTGAAGCTCAGGTCTCCATGCTCTTCTCCAGGTGGGAACCGGTCACTGACATCGTCCGGGGAGAGAGACAGCCAAGTGGCATTGAAATCATGCACAGTCCCAGAGTCTACTGGGACTGGGGCTGGATGTTTGGCGCTGGAGTCCGGTAGATGAAGGTAGAGAGGTGCctccagagcaggggcagctgttcgGAGAGCTGCCGAGGGCACGTGTGGCACAGTGTAGTCATATGTTATATGGGGCATTTTCCCATTGAAGTTATAGTActggagagaaaacaaaaacccTGTTAGCTCATTTGCATGGATCATGTCTAATAGATCAGAAACACATGACCCACACCCTGAAACCTGACCTGGACAGTAAGTGCTTTGTGATGAACACAGAAGAGACAATGTACCCATGATGGCCAGACCAGACCCCCCAGGAATGGCACAACTCAGTCTCTCCCAGAAGAGAGGGAGTGAGGCATTGCTACAGGGAGTGAGgcaggagccccagccatggggAAAGCTCAAAATTCCCTTGCCTGCAGGGCACCTGTGCTCTTGGGGCTCAGAAAGGCGACCGCCAGGGAAGCACCCCAATCTTTAGCTCCTTACGTACCATGGCATTCAGAGACTGAttggtggggccctgggcaatgaTATACTCCAGGCCATCCGCGTGCAGGTTGGAAGGGCGGCGGTACTTGAACACCGTGCCAGCCACCCGGAAGTTCTGGGGATTGTCAATGGCCGAGTTCCCATTGAAGAAGAAGCGCCCAGATTCATCCGCCAGTGCTGCAAACAGAGGAGAGGGACAGGAGACTTAACTCCAAGCATACTTCAAGGAAAAGAGGCCAAGAGCAGCCCATGCTGACTTGTATGGGGAAGTACTCCTTGGCCAAGGAACATCACCTAGGGGGAGACACTGTCTTGTGCTTCGTGTGTCGCTGCCCTGAGGGACAGGATACCAAGTTGGGGGTGGCCTGAGCTCACACTACAGTATGTCACGTTTCTATTCCAGAACGCTTGAACCCACAGCAGTGTGTGAGGCAGGGTGAACGTGCAACATTAAAGAAAAAATGGCGGTTCAATGGCACAGCGGCTAAATATATAGAAATTTCACCTCCAGAGAGCTGGATTTGTTTAGCTCAAAAGTTGGGTGAAACCCACGATTCTGACCGAGATCTAGCTTTCTAACCCTCACCCCCACAAATTCAGGGCTGTTTGGATCCAGTGTTGCAGTGTGAGCCTGGCTTTAGTCAAGTGAATTACAATGGAGGCAGGGCTGGTCATGTTATCTGTGGTCCCCTAAcagcctctttccagccagctctcTCAGCCCTTTGCTTTCTGAAAGCACCAAAAATAACACACCAGCTGCAACCCATCCAGAAAGCAAAGATCCAACACAAAGGAGCGTGTGACCCCCTAAGCTGAATGGATCGTTCCAGGTGAGAGAGGATCACAGATGGTCTTATCCATCGTTTATTTCCTAAAGCCTGTATCCATCCCTCCTACGGAAACACCTGCCAGAGGGGTACAGTTATCACGTAAGGGACGGGGCAGGGGTTCTAGAGGAATCCCTCAGTGCAGCTAGAAAGGGTGCAGGGAAGTCAGGTGGACTCCCTGAGAATCCTGGTTCAGCTGCCCAGTGTGCTGGCCCCGCCCTGCTGCTTCCCACTCACTCCGGAGCCATGCTGCCATTGGCTCCCCCCCACAGTTGCCTGCACCCTCCTCTCCGAGAGGGTCAGAAATGGCAGGGCAGGAGTCAATGCAGCAAAGTGCTGGGGATTCCTGTTTCCAGATCTGCCCATTTCTGTGGGGCTCACACCCACTTAAAGCTGCTCCCCAGCACCTTCCCTGCTCCGGTGTGACTTTACCCGCTCCAGCCTGGCTGTGGTCATGCACAGGGCCTCCTGCAGGCTCCCCTTGAGCTTTTGCTCCTGCCTTCCTTTGCTGTCAGGGCCTGTCCTCTGTGCACCATTCCCAGGAGCACAGCCCATGCCCCAACTTCGGGTGGTGGTGACATGCTATCCACACCGTGCTTTTCTGTGGCTTACCCAGGATGTTCTCAGTCTTCCGGCGCTCGATGATGAGAATGTCCGTGGCGCCGGCAGGGATGTTTGTGATGAACACGTAGCCTGGGGAGtgggaacagaacaaagggtTGGGAAACCCAACGCGGGAGAGAGACTCAGGCTGCTCCAGCCTCACAGGTGGCTCAGTGAGGGCATTGCAGCGCTGCCAATggttttgtcatgagtctcatgatattgtTGTtgtccttaaagccccagctcctggagtcaagtggagatGGGATGAGCTctgccttcattcttaaagaaaaagtaagtttacagcccttgtggctgtggagaaagcttcaactgtgaccctggtgcatcctaaaagctcaaaaagcagaaggcaaataaaaagaacgcCGCATCTATGATTTTTACATAATCCCaggattttaaagccaatctcatgatttttggtgagcctgactcattatttttttaacattagggGTTGGTAGGCCTGGGAATGGTCGATGGGCTTTTATTATGTTCCAATGGGAGTAGCCAGCGGCAGCAAGTTGGCTCTGTGTCCATGCAGGAAGGAGATGGTGCCCTGCAACACCGGGCACACTGCAGAATTACTCTTTTAGCTCCAGGAGAAGGGGTCTTGTCCCAACTCCCCCTTTGGGTGTGTTTGTTTGCAGTCAAggattctttatttttttaaaaatcccagcctGGTTTGTTGAGGTTGAGCTGCTGcagacctcaggagttcatctgaGTCCTGAGTCAAATTCGGGGGCAGGAAGAAAGTATCGGCTTTGGGTGCCTGAGGGAGTCAtgccaccagtggtgagctgcagccagttcgcaccggttcgcgagaaccggttgttaaatttagaagcccctttagaaccggttgttcctggaggaacaactagttccaaaagggcttttaaatttaacaaaagatCTATTAGCTCtctacccttcccccagccccagctcaccttactccgcctctgcctcctcttcggaagctcctccggcttctcctccccctccccagcttgccgcgaatcagctgttcgcgcaggaagcctgggagggctgagaaggcttccaccaggtgagctggggccagggggtgggggcgccagcaggaggagggctccaggctccGCCACGCCCGGCGAGGTTGTGGCCGGACCCTGGGGCCGGGCAGCgtggctcctgccccccaggtccagctgcgacctctccaggcagcgcggcgcggctcctgcccggcgccCGGGTCCGGGTCTGGGTCCGGCGGCCGGGTCCGGCGCAGCTCCTGCCCGGCGGCCGGGTCCGGGtccggcgcggctcctgcccagcGGCCGGGTCCGGGTCCGGGTCCGGCGGCCGGGTCCggtgcggctcctgcccggcgccCGGGTCCGGCAGCCGGGTCCGGGTCTGGCGGCTGGGTCCGGCGcgctcctgcccagccccgggTCTGGGtccggcccggcccccgggtccggccgggctgcgcggctcctgcccggccccgggtccggCACCGATGTCAGCTGGGTGGctctggtcccagccccagccccagcccagcttggcccccaccccaggccgcGCGGtaaaggagcagggagagggtgttggatagagggtagggagttgggggtggattagtgtcagagtggtcagagggcagggaacaggggattggaacaggggcaagggtcccggggggggcagtcagaaaggagcaggggttggatggggcggtggggggcagttaggggtagggattccatggacagtcaggggacagagagaaggggtggttggatggggtgtagGGGTCCCgaggtgccatcaggaatgagagaaggggttggatggggtggcaaggggcagtcaggggacagggaagggggggtggatagggcacgggTCTCGGGGGGGGGgactgtcaaggaacatgggggggttggatggggcaggagtcccggggtgggcatgaccccctcatggggtgaggaggagggaaccggttgttaatattttggcagctcatcactgcatgcCACCCAATAGATCCACAAACCCAAAAAGATAAAGGCCTAACTACTGCCCAAGGTCGGATCTGAACTAGCAACCTAGAGATCAAGGGCTGCAGAGCTCATCTGCTCAACCTGATAGTTTCCCCTTGAAGGAGAGTGAAAGGTAACCTGCAAAGGGAGGAGAAAACAACAAGCAAATGCACAAGCCAATTTTTTAATGCTGGGTAAAGAAGAGTTTTATCAGATTGTATTTGACATTAGAAATGTGAGTCTTCTTTACCATGCAAAACTCTATGGTGACTGGAGACCTAGTGAAATGATGGTATCGCAAAAGACAAAAGATTGTATAAGTCTCACTctatgggcagcagcagcatctttgCTACTGCAGTCTAAATAGTAAAAATAACAACAAATGCAAGATGAGCAATTGTGTGGGGAAGAGTTTTAGTCACATTTTTTggcctctttttgtttttttgttgttgttaacacTTTTTGAACTCAGATGTCTAAGACACACTTTTGTTAAAAATCAACTGCCGGCTTCCACCTCACCCCATAGAGACAATGGCtctatggcttattacaacacaCTATAATCCACGAACAACCCCCACagttgctccccacccccttcctttactccctatgactggagagatGTTACCAGGCCACTTCATCCTGAAGGcccccttgaaatatgtgttaactactcatgctaaacaatctgttccactcaTATTTAGCTGACACACTCTAAAGCTATGTCCACACTACCACTTAAATTggcttatgtcactcaggggtgtgaaaaaaacacccccctgagtgacataagtttcgcCAGTATAAGTGCTTATGTGCACGGCGCTctgtcggcgggagagcttctaCAGCCAAGATTGCTCCcgccgctcattgggggtggtttaattatgtcaagtGGAGAGCTCTCGCCCGTCGGCACAGAGCGGCTACatgagagatcttacagcagtgcagctgtgctgctataagtttgctagtgtagacatggcctaattaagtttcccagacctgaagaagagctctgtgtaaggtcaaaagcttgtctctctcaccaacagaagttggtccaataaaagatattacctcccccacctcgtTCTACCTTGCCCCTTCAGTTAACATGTGAGAGCTCACCATACAAATCTCAGCGTCCCCCAAGAATGCGCAGAGGGCCACATGTGACAAtcctgatatttaaaaaaaaaaccagaaagtAATACTTATTTTTGAAAACTATTTCAGGCTTTCTTTAACCATCCTAAAGCAGCACAAATGGACATAAACCCAATCCTCTGGAGGTCACATTTAAAAGCAATGAAGTGGATTTTGGAGTTGGGTTTATTCAGAGCTGGTAGTTTTTCCTGGGAAAGGAAAACCACCAAACAAAAAATACTCCTTGTTCAATGTTTTCCTCTTCCCACAGAAAAGGAGAACGAACTGCCAGAGCTGTGAAGAGCACTGGGTGCAGTTACAACAGGGCTGTATCCAGTAGGGGGTGATGCAGTCTAGTGGAATTACCATCAAGTAGAGTGAGTAGGTGTCCCAGAATGTCCTACAATCAGTATTCTCTGGTTATCAGTGCATCACAGTGTTGCTCTACCATTCAACAATCCCATCATTCTGTGAGGGGGGAAGACTGGGAATATGGAGAGGGGTAGAAGTGAAGGGAGTTATAGGGCCTGAGGGAGGACCACGTTTCAGAGAACACTTACTCCCTCTGCAGCCCATCGGCCTGGAGAGTACAAGAGAACGATTGCTGCCATCAAGAACAGCAGCACACATTTACAAATGTAGTGACCCTCCTCCAGGGCtgcccttaccatgaggcaaactgaggcggccacctcaggtgccagactggggggaggggcactaggacccagagtgtagaaaattgtgtctgctgctggtgcatatgtattctctctgctctagatgcacagagatggtggagtgctgtgctggaggaaggagggcacaagagacataacaggcaggcaggagaaaaggtgagagggaataacagaaagcagcaggagctgcagggagagagagagaaggaggagcctcttaggtacctctctagcacccccaggagcctggactgattaacaccagcttctcagggagcttcctgtttcctgctgcttccctgaacccacttgaggaggttcagggaagcagtaggagccagttaggcccttaagatgcggATATCTTCCCTCAGTCAGGCCCTGCTACCatcctgcttatttgtccccttcaattgagtgttgagagccactatagctggcacagaacagcagtcatgagtgaaagaagaaaatgtccctctggggcagcattcagaaaaagaaagcaagcaaaggaagcttttctatctaagccagaagaagctctcctgagatacatagacacaaatgttcacggtgagccttcaggccccagtgaggatgtgagtggtgaggagatgcctgctcttccagttagtcagagtgcaggtgacctggcagccaCTACAGCATCcgtatctccatctcaaatggatgtaaccatgcacattcctgaagaaaagtgtagatcagagaagagtgtggtggaggcgcaagaaacagctgttgctgagtttagttccttaaagctagatgatccaggactgtggacccacttgagcagtagcctgagggacttccttgtactgcatgggccacagcaagtgaaaaacttcatgttccccaaaaacaatgaaaagaggaatttccatccaacacattattGGCATGACAGtagtggtgacaaagtggagaggacatggcttatgtactcaaaaacccagaatgctgcatactgtttttgttgcaaactcttccagtctaatgttccagccatattgggttctacaggaaaaAAGACCTGGAAAAATCTGGTTAGAAATCTGgtatgccatgagaaggcagcaaatcaccagagagctttccataggtggaaagagcttgagatgaggttaaggttaaaggccaccatagatgatcagcatcaagagaagattgcatcagagtctctttactggcaaaatgttctgaaaaggctcatttccattgtgagaatgcttgctacccaaaacctagcactgcgtggcacttcaggtcagctgtatgtgccaaacaatggaaaattccttaaaattgtggagctgatggctgagtttgatgctgtactccaggagcatctaagaagagtcaccacccaagaaatgtacacacaccactaccttggaaaaacaattcaaaagatcatacagttactggcaacaaaagtcaaacagaagattgtggcagatctgaagtcagcaagatattattcTGTTAGTCTGGACTGCACacttgacatcagccatatggaacaaatgactttaatggtgcgttttgtaacaacaacaaaacctagtgaaaatgtccctgcaatggtgactgtcagagagcattttctagaatttattgaccctgatgatactacaggagctggtatgacaaatgtgcttcttaaaaagctggaagatacgggaattgcgatagcggacatgagaggtcagggctacgataatggtgccaacatgagaggaaaaaacagaggagtgcagacatggatccgagagttaaaccctcgagttTTTTTTTGTCCCacgcagttctcattcattgaacttcgTGGTcggtgatgcagcatcagcttctagtgaggctgctggactttttaatgtaattcaaagcatctatgtatttttctctgcatcaactcatcgatggcaaattttgactcaacatctgggaacatcctctctgacactgaaaccactgagtgccacatgatgagaaagtcgagtggaggcgataaagcctatcaaacaccaaattgggaagatagatgatgccatagttgccattatggaagataatgctatgacaggaacggttcatgggagaacagtggcagagggaaatggaatcaccagaaacatacataacttcaaatttctgtgtggtttagtgttgtggcatggcatactgtttgaaataaatgttgtaagcaagagactccaaggtgttgaccttgatatatctggagcaatggaacaactggacaaagcaaagtcatacctacagtcttaccggtcagataaAACGTTCAAAACGTTCTAAAGAGTGCatagaagttggcagaggaacttcacactgaagctattttcccacccattcaagaatacaagagtcaccgaagaagatgacattttgattacgaggcacgggataatcccataagaaaccccaaacaacaattcaaagttgaattctttaaccaggtgctagattgtgcaatacagtcagttgaaggaTATTTAATGCAGCTCAAgaaacacagcagtatatttgggacattgtatgatattccaaaactcctcactatacctgaggaagacctacaccagcagtgcagggcactagagacagtgctgACACATGATGTCATGcacaatattgatgcgagtgatttaggtgatgaactgaaagccctttcaagatacatttcagcagaatcaactccaaaggctgttctggaatatatgtgcacaaataagatgaccaccctctttccaaatgcttttgttgctctgcacatacttctaacacttcctgtaacagttgccagtggagaacgcagcttctccaagctgaagttaataaaaccacatctacgctccacaatgacacaggagaggctagatggccttgcaaccatctcaatagagcatgagctggcccagactgtggaccttcagtaggaagcagttcaaatctttgcaaccaagaaggcacagaaaacaccactttgattattcaaacagataaaaatgccagtgtttactatgcagacaagaaaagttacatttgctgttcaggcatttgaaagttaagtgttacttaaaatttttgaagaaggcattttaagttgttcgttctcctttattggggtaggtagcagagcagtaccatgagaagagtaaaacagaaagaaggcagaattgagacctttcaaagttttgccccaagcaagggggcatgggggcatcatttgagctccccgcctcaggtgccaaaatgttgtgggccggccctgcccTCCTCGTACAACATTAACATCCAAACGCAAAATCAACTCAGAGCAGAGATAAAAGAAAGTGCATTGAACTCCTAACATCATCTGGCTTGGGCAAGATGCTGAGATCAATAGACATATATAGGACCCCAGCCGCTTCACATCATAAAGAGATGGAGGAAAACCTCACTAActtaccatagaatcatagaatcatagaatctcagggttggaagggacctcaggaggtcatctagtccaactccctgctcaaagcaggaccaaacccaactaaatcatcccagccagggctttgtcaagcctgaccttaaaaacctctaaggaaggagattccactacctccctaggtaacccattccagttcttcaccaccctactagtgaaaaagtttttcctaatgtccaacctaaacctccccctctgcaacttgagaccattactccttgttctgtcatcttctacaactgagaacagtctagatccatcctctttggaaccccctttcaggtagttgaaagcagctatcaaatcccccctcattcttctcttctgcagactaaacaatcccagttccctcagcctctcctcataagtcatgtgctccagccccctaatcatttttgttgccctccactggactctctccaatttatccacatccttcttgtagtgtggggcccaaaactggacacagtactccaaatgaggcctcaccagtgctgagtagaggggaatgatcacatccctcgatctgctggaaatgcccctacttatacaacccaaaatgccattagccttcttggcaacaagggcacactgttgactcatattcagcttttcgtccaccgtaacccctaggtccttttctgcagaactgctgcccagccattcggtccctagtctgtaacagtgcatgggattcgtccatcctaagtgcaggactctgcacttgtccttgttgaacctcatcatatttcttttggcccaatcctctaatttgtctaggtccctctgtatcctatccctaccctccagcgtatcaaccactcctcccagtttagtgtcatctgcaaacttgctaagggtgcagtccacaccatcctccagatcgttaatgaagatattgaataaaaccggccccagcatcgacccttggggcactccacttgataccggctgccaactagacatggaaccattgatcactacccattgagcccgaccatctagccagttttctatccaccttaccgtccattcatccagcccatacttctttaacttgctggcaagaataccatACAGCAAACCAAACCAGTTTCCTCTGCTGATTAAGCTGAACAGACAAAATACCATCATTTTGGTTTACATGGGGAAAGAAAGGCAAGGTATTAttcagcagggccacccagagggggggtgGGCAAGTTCGGCAATTttccccgggccccgcaggggcccccacgagaatatagtattctatagtattgcaagtttttttttatggaaggggcctctgaaattgctttgccccaggccccctgaatcctctgggcggccctgttattCAGCTTCTTCAGCTGGGACTTTCAGACTCTGCCCTAGTTGGCACTCCATGTTAGCAAGAAGCAACATGTGAAATCGTTTGATGGGCATCACTTAACAGAGTGTACCTAACTGTGAGATCCCCTTTCGGAAGCTGCCTGAGACCCGGTAGCAAGTGCTGCCATCCCCTCCGCACACCCTGCATCTGTCCATCGTCCGGGATGAGTAGAGACTCCCGTCGCACCCAACTGGCTGCAAGGAATACAAAAGAAAAGGTCTTCAATCCTGCTCTGGAGCAAGGGGTGTCCACCACAGACCTACTGGGTAGGTGAGATTCTAAACTGGGGGAAATCCCTGGAGTGAGAGTTTACATGTCTAGGGCACACAGAAGTAAGCACTCTgaggcaggggtgaggggctgtTTTAGCTCATAATGCACCTACGTTTAACCGACCCACCTTGCTGGGACATTGGTTTGGAATGTCCTTCCCCCGGAAGGGTCTGCATCCAAGAATGGCCTTGCTGAGCCAGCAGGCAGCCTTTTTTAGTGGGGCAGTGTCATTTTGGGAATGACCATCTCCAGGAGGCAGCACATCCAGCAGTGGCAATGCCAACCTGCCAAATCACTGTCCTATGGAGCCttgaggttttaaaaataaaaagtaccaTTGCAACAAAAGGGGGCCTTCGCTAACAGAGTAAAACTTCTTGCACTGCTGGGTGATCCTTCAAAACCAAGCCAAGGCTGCTGCTTTTCTCCAGGCTCAAGGGAGAATGTATCCATCTAATGCAAGTACATGGCTGCACATAATGATCTCCCCAGCCCAAACCTGGCTGCTCCATTCTACACAGGTATTGGTGTGACATTTACAAGAACCCTATAGCagctgttcagtttcactttactGCCCATACTCGTGGTGCTTGAGGACAGTGATTTAAAACcaagccctcagcccctcccagtGCCTCACCTCACACTTGCCATTGATGCAGACCCCCTGGTACGTCCTGTCTTTGCAGGATGTGCCGTCCTGTGCTCGGGCCATCAACTGTCTCTCTCCACTCCTGGTGGTGCACTGGAGGTCACAAGGCTTGTTGGAGATACTGGTGTAATCATCTGAAGGGAGAGAGGTGAGATGGCAATGGGCAGAGCAGCGGGGGCACAGGATGGCTCCAGGACTGATAGTGAGACAGTCTTCTCCTTTAGGTCACTGGTTTACAGCTACCCAGGTCAGTATCAATGGAGTGTCATCAAGAGTCCCTTTGGTGGCTTAGGTGACACAATTTGGTGGTTTCTCTCCACTCCTAGGAAGTGGACTGGTGTCCAGCTTATAAAACCCACCACTACAATCAGCAGTGCTATAGGCAAAATCAGCTGCTGAATGGGCCTGGACACTGAATCTCCCACCCCAACTTACAGCCTATGTGGGAGCTTACACTGTTGCTGGCCCTGCTGGATAAATGGAGGCCTCCAGGGCTCGTGATTCAGTAGCTTTCACCACCCTTACCACCAGCATTTTCAAACACGGGTACCTGGAGTTAAGCACCTAGGCCAAGATGTTCAAAACTGACGGGTGATTTCGGGGGAATCTGGagtgaggtgctgaacacccaccctTGGAAAGCCAGGCCCCTTtatggtgtctcaagttgggcacttgAAAACGGAGGCACCTGAGATCACTAGGGCTCTATATCCATATTTAGGCAGCAGCCAAAGCAGGAGACTGCGCGGAGAGAAATGCCTGCACCACAGAGAACAGGCAGCTGCCAAGCAGGAGAATTCCTTCAGAGGGACTAAACGGAGACACCCAGTAGTgag
Above is a genomic segment from Mauremys reevesii isolate NIE-2019 linkage group 8, ASM1616193v1, whole genome shotgun sequence containing:
- the LOC120370523 gene encoding ADAMTS-like protein 2 isoform X2, which translates into the protein MSRERHCLRQRLHLSQGTNSTMCGGQSKHYQLCQQEPCPANTASFKQQQCATFNAKAFGKHYYHWTPLYPDDYTSISNKPCDLQCTTRSGERQLMARAQDGTSCKDRTYQGVCINGKCEPVGCDGSLYSSRTMDRCRVCGGDGSTCYRVSGSFRKGISQLGYVFITNIPAGATDILIIERRKTENILALADESGRFFFNGNSAIDNPQNFRVAGTVFKYRRPSNLHADGLEYIIAQGPTNQSLNAMYYNFNGKMPHITYDYTVPHVPSAALRTAAPALEAPLYLHLPDSSAKHPAPVPVDSGTVHDFNATWLSLSPDDVSDRFPPGEEHGDLSFNSQDFFQSNSTTQAGPWGWEQREEEEEKFGFQIRQVYHANGAGKEVEEEEAAAVGGETDLAPSLNQISISTAMPYSVMRPELPESSGIGAARLRLFRRLCHRDPQNAAFCRELQYLVAKMGWKNSTARLWNELVAEWPEGLRKGPANMNLLESTKAEAYAESQEEAANYSMITSVQNPLPGSNSSLHTALGNSHPAEPLQAPGPESNEFDVSPLGHDDISLADMYRWKVSAYAPCSSTCTSAGISTSYAMCVRYDGVEVEEAYCDALTRPEPTHEFCTGRECQPRWETSRWSECSRTCGEGYQYRTVRCWKMLAPGFDSSVYDELCESAGLARPMERKACKNKACGPQWELSEWSECSARCSSQGMMKREVRCSVEPGLCDEALKPVSEKECTGPPCDRRWIASDWGPCSGSCGKGRMSRFVMCRNLEGKVISDSQCDPAVKPLAIYPCGDKNCPAHWVEQEWDQCDASCGRGVKTRSVLCAGLENGVYREYPEKRCNASQKPEVQVACFKRPCSTWFTTSWSQ
- the LOC120370523 gene encoding ADAMTS-like protein 2 isoform X4; amino-acid sequence: MASVSQLGATGVSTHPGRWTDAGCAEGMAALATGSQAASERGSHSYVFITNIPAGATDILIIERRKTENILALADESGRFFFNGNSAIDNPQNFRVAGTVFKYRRPSNLHADGLEYIIAQGPTNQSLNAMYYNFNGKMPHITYDYTVPHVPSAALRTAAPALEAPLYLHLPDSSAKHPAPVPVDSGTVHDFNATWLSLSPDDVSDRFPPGEEHGDLSFNSQDFFQSNSTTQAGPWGWEQREEEEEKFGFQIRQVYHANGAGKEVEEEEAAAVGGETDLAPSLNQISISTAMPYSVMRPELPESSGIGAARLRLFRRLCHRDPQNAAFCRELQYLVAKMGWKNSTARLWNELVAEWPEGLRKGPANMNLLESTKAEAYAESQEEAANYSMITSVQNPLPGSNSSLHTALGNSHPAEPLQAPGPESNEFDVSPLGHDDISLADMYRWKVSAYAPCSSTCTSAGISTSYAMCVRYDGVEVEEAYCDALTRPEPTHEFCTGRECQPRWETSRWSECSRTCGEGYQYRTVRCWKMLAPGFDSSVYDELCESAGLARPMERKACKNKACGPQWELSEWSECSARCSSQGMMKREVRCSVEPGLCDEALKPVSEKECTGPPCDRRWIASDWGPCSGSCGKGRMSRFVMCRNLEGKVISDSQCDPAVKPLAIYPCGDKNCPAHWVEQEWDQCDASCGRGVKTRSVLCAGLENGVYREYPEKRCNASQKPEVQVACFKRPCSTWFTTSWSQCSKTCGAGLRLREVKCYQGDALGHGCDPAFKPDAKQTCQLQVCPTEAPEEDCEDKTTANCVLVLKVKLCSHWYYRKACCRSCRSKAS